CTGAGACTATTTCATCCATGGCAGAAATTGTACGTTCATCATATGCACCGGCAAACAGAATCTGCAAAACCGGTTTTGAGAAATCTATTGTAACATGATCTGCCAATTCATAATGCGGATGATACAAGAAGAAGTATTTTTTATCGGGCGCAACCTTTCTTACTACCTCAAGATCTTCTCTACCTACCACATGATAAATAACATTGCTACCTACAGGATATCTCATCTGTTTAACTGTAGAATAAGTGACCTTTGCTAATCCTAAATAGAAAATAAGGCTCCTGAAACTGTATAGGTCAACTATCTGGCGATAGTAAGTTAATGAAGGGCTATCGGGACCAGTTATAACATGCTTAAACTGAGGCAAACGTTTACTTAACCCAATAAAAGTGTCCCAATAATGCCAAATCACATCCGGTCGGTTAGCCGTCAACTGTTTTAGTTGCTTATCGGAGGGTTGGATATAACAAAATAAAGGGTAATTGAAAAACACTCTTGCCATTGTCAGGTCATATCTTACCAGAAAGGAGTACCAGCGAGGCAATCGCCAAACATGTATGCGCAAATTCAGTGATTGCTCTACTTGTCGGATCTGATCTACCTCAATCTTATTCAAATTGAAAGAAAATACTTCGACATCAATGTCTGAATTCCGATGTTTCAGTAAATAATAAGGCAAGGCTGAAGGTCCACGAACATTTTCGCGCGTAGGTGTAAAAAGTGTTAGTAAACTGACTTTCATAATGAAATATTGTTGTTTCGGTTATACCAATTTGGTTAATAGTTTCTTAGTTTGATGAAGTTTGGTTTAAGTTAGACATGTATGAACTTTCATAACATTTTATCGCAATCTCCCATGAATTATAAGAATATTGGGTGACTCCCGTTAAACTCATATTTAAGCTCCTTTGGACGTTTTCCTATCACCTTTGCCGGCACCCCCCCCCACAAGTGTGTAGGGGGGTACATCCTTGGTTACTACGGCTCCTGCAGCAATCACAGCACCTTCTCCGATAGTCACATCGTGTAAGATAATGGTACGCGGATCAATCCATGCTCGATCTTCAATCTTTACAGGACCGCAATGTTCGGGATTACATGCAAAATAAGGATCACGATAGTCGTGCTGAAGAGTCCAAATATGCACACCCGAAGCAAAGCAAACATTTTTACCAATTTCTATACCCTCTCGTGCATCTAGTATAGCATTGTCGCCAATGATACTTCCACGGCCGATTTTCAACGATGTAGGATTACGAATTTCAGCACCTGTATAAATCACCACCTTATCTGCCATATCTATCAGGTAGATATGCCGATAGAAGAAGTTACGTATATGATGAGATGGTATTTCACTGATCCATTTCAAAGCCAAGCGCTCTACATAACCATTACTCGAAGCACAGATATAGTTACGGGCTTTTTCAAACAAGTTCCGTCCTTTGCAAAATTTCCCTTTTACACGACGCGCCTCATGAGAGTACAACCATAACAGCGGTGAAGTCAACAACAAGATTAGTAGCCTATAGAATATGGCCACAAAAAGAACGATGAGTAATAACATCAATTGATTCATAATAGATATTTGAAATAATGTTTACAGTGACCTTTATCTGATTCGTTTTCTTCTCTCCACAGCCATAGTCTTTTGCAGCAGTACAAAGAGTGCGTAGTAGATAACAATATCCTTGAGTTGTGTAAAACTCATTCCGGCAATAGAACCGACAAAAAAGCTGATAAAGAGGATAAGTGAAGCGAAAGCCAAAGGGTGATTGCGGTAGCGATAAAAGTAGAGACCTATATATCCCCAAAGACAGAGCAGAATAATAGTGCCCAATATGCCAAACTGGGTGACACAATTACCCCAAGCAATGTCATACGATCGAAGCACCTGACTGTCGTTTGTACCATCGTAACTGTTCACGGCAAATCGGCAATATTTTCTCATGATCGGTTCGTCATCAGGAATGTAAGGCAGGCCCATCAGTTGCT
The Phocaeicola salanitronis DSM 18170 genome window above contains:
- a CDS encoding glycosyltransferase, producing the protein MKVSLLTLFTPTRENVRGPSALPYYLLKHRNSDIDVEVFSFNLNKIEVDQIRQVEQSLNLRIHVWRLPRWYSFLVRYDLTMARVFFNYPLFCYIQPSDKQLKQLTANRPDVIWHYWDTFIGLSKRLPQFKHVITGPDSPSLTYYRQIVDLYSFRSLIFYLGLAKVTYSTVKQMRYPVGSNVIYHVVGREDLEVVRKVAPDKKYFFLYHPHYELADHVTIDFSKPVLQILFAGAYDERTISAMDEIVSVLTRMDDHLKKSFSFTFIGAGWEKCCNVLKESGCDAISVRWVENYVESIAKYDIFLYPIEVGAGTKGKTLDAIANGLLTIGTNVALENIAVRDKESCIIYRYADQLPGILEDILAQPSHYESMARLGMEKVRKYHEPHRCSTAFFDLVRKFIQGLV
- a CDS encoding acyltransferase encodes the protein MNQLMLLLIVLFVAIFYRLLILLLTSPLLWLYSHEARRVKGKFCKGRNLFEKARNYICASSNGYVERLALKWISEIPSHHIRNFFYRHIYLIDMADKVVIYTGAEIRNPTSLKIGRGSIIGDNAILDAREGIEIGKNVCFASGVHIWTLQHDYRDPYFACNPEHCGPVKIEDRAWIDPRTIILHDVTIGEGAVIAAGAVVTKDVPPYTLVGGGAGKGDRKTSKGA